A genomic window from Triticum urartu cultivar G1812 chromosome 7, Tu2.1, whole genome shotgun sequence includes:
- the LOC125520192 gene encoding F-box protein AFR-like, whose product MSFSSACKQQVLGAGGEEAREEEGAMELIPGLPEEVAEKCLLHLPFLYHRLFRTVSSNWNRFLTDAPGAAAKTKGSAPPAATVSLSLPFLFAFAFDPVSRRLQCQALDPFSRRWLLLPPVPCGAAAGSFAVVGLPARGEIYVIGGVEEGGDKAVSSVAVYSAATNGWGQVGGMRTARGYMAAGEVGGRVVVAGEDGEAEVFDPEAGRWSPAAPRGGAAVARYDAAAAGGKLYVTEGWAWPFERAPRGAVYDAAADAWSEMARGMREGWTGSCAVSGGRMYIVAEYGEWRLKRYDEPRDEWRMVAGGGVPQEVRRPHVVAGQLEEVGGGRRRIYVVGAGLDVAVGTVVSAANHGAGTEEERVEWEVVKGPEEFVGLAPCNVQVLYA is encoded by the coding sequence ATGAGCTTCTCGTCGGCGTGCAAGCAGCAGGTGCTGGGcgcgggcggcgaggaggcgagggaggaggagggggcgatGGAGCTCATCCCCGGCCTGCCGGAGGAGGTGGCCGAGAAGTGCCTCCTCCACCTCCCCTTCCTCTACCACCGCCTGTTCCGCACCGTCTCCTCCAACTGGAACCGGTTCCTCACCGACGCGCCGGGGGCCGCCGCCAAGACCAAGGGCTCGGCCCCGCCGGCGGCGACGGTCTCGCTCTCGCTGCCGTTCCTCTTCGCCTTCGCCTTCGACCCCGTCTCGCGCCGCCTCCAGTGCCAGGCGCTCGACCCCTTCTCCCGCCGCTGGCTGCTGCTGCCCCCGGTCCCCTGCGGCGCCGCGGCCGGCTCGTTCGCCGTCGTGGGCCTCCCCGCGCGCGGCGAGATCTACGTGATCGGCGGCGTGGAGGAGGGCGGCGACAAGGCCGTGAGCAGCGTGGCCGTCTACAGCGCGGCGACCAACGGGTGGGGGCAGGTGGGCGGCATGAGGACGGCGAGGGGCTACATGGCGGCCGGCGAGGTGGGCGGGCGCGTGGTGGTGGCCGGCGAGGACGGCGAGGCGGAGGTGTTCGACCCAGAGGCCGGTCGCTGGTCGCCCGCGGCTCCCCGTGGCGGCGCGGCCGTGGCGAGGtacgacgcggcggcggcgggcggcaaGCTGTACGTGACGGAGGGGTGGGCGTGGCCGTTCGAGCGCGCGCCGCGGGGCGCGGTGTACGACGCGGCGGCGGACGCGTGGTCCGAGATGGCGCGCGGGATGCGGGAGGGGTGGACGGGCTCCTGCGCCGTGTCGGGCGGCCGGATGTACATCGTGGCCGAGTACGGCGAGTGGCGGCTGAAGCGGTACGACGAGCCGCGGGACGAGTGGCGGATGGTGGCCGGCGGCGGGGTGCCGCAGGAGGTGCGGCGGCCGCACGTCGTGGCGGGCCAGCtggaggaggtcggcggcggccggcgcaggATCTACGTGGTCGGCGCGGGCCTCGACGTCGCCGTCGGCACCGTCGTGTCCGCCGCCAACCACGGCGCCGGCACGGAGGAGGAGCGGGTGGAGTGGGAGGTCGTCAAGGGCCCCGAGGAGTTCGTCGGGCTGGCGCCGTGCAACGTGCAGGTCCTCTACGCCTGA